A genome region from Sphingobium sp. WTD-1 includes the following:
- a CDS encoding superoxide dismutase: protein MAFVLPDLPYAKDAFGDILSVETFDFHHGKHHNAYVVKANELVAADASLQGKSLVELIKSSKGGLFNQVGQIWNHTFYWNSLSPVKTAPTGELLAKIEEAFGSVDALIEKLKAEAVGHFASGWAALILKDGKLEVTSYHDADTPVAHEGHAPLLILDVWEHAYYIDYRNLRPAYAEKLLKEAINWDFAALNLDGQGASRADQPA from the coding sequence ATGGCCTTTGTTCTGCCCGATCTTCCCTATGCCAAGGACGCCTTTGGCGACATCCTGTCGGTCGAAACCTTCGACTTCCACCACGGCAAGCATCACAATGCCTATGTCGTGAAGGCCAATGAACTGGTCGCCGCCGACGCAAGCCTGCAGGGCAAGTCGCTGGTCGAGCTGATCAAGTCGTCCAAGGGCGGCCTGTTCAACCAGGTCGGCCAGATCTGGAACCACACCTTCTACTGGAACTCGCTGTCGCCGGTGAAGACCGCCCCGACCGGCGAACTGCTCGCCAAGATCGAGGAAGCCTTCGGTTCGGTCGACGCGCTGATCGAGAAGCTCAAGGCAGAGGCCGTCGGCCACTTCGCCAGCGGCTGGGCCGCGCTGATCCTGAAGGACGGCAAGCTGGAAGTGACCAGCTATCATGACGCCGACACCCCGGTCGCGCATGAAGGCCACGCCCCGCTGCTGATCCTCGATGTGTGGGAACATGCTTACTACATCGACTATCGCAACCTGCGCCCGGCCTATGCCGAAAAGCTGCTGAAGGAAGCGATCAACTGGGACTTCGCGGCCCTCAATCTCGACGGCCAGGGCGCCAGCCGCGCCGACCAGCCGGCCTGA
- a CDS encoding (2Fe-2S) ferredoxin domain-containing protein, whose amino-acid sequence MEAAGRQRLKDHVRSNWHNAVLVCRKCSKKLDGGFGKDGEERLAKALRRHLSLKKGRKAAAGIIEVNCLGVCPRGAITVVNGAASRDWLLVRPGADLDALAVALDLPVQAEPQNPG is encoded by the coding sequence CTGGAAGCCGCGGGGCGCCAGCGATTGAAGGATCATGTCCGGTCCAACTGGCATAATGCCGTGCTGGTCTGCCGCAAATGCTCGAAGAAGCTGGACGGCGGCTTTGGCAAGGATGGCGAGGAGCGGCTCGCCAAGGCGCTGCGGCGGCATCTGTCGCTGAAGAAGGGGCGCAAGGCGGCGGCGGGCATCATCGAGGTGAATTGCCTGGGCGTCTGTCCCAGGGGCGCGATCACTGTGGTCAATGGCGCCGCCAGCCGCGACTGGCTGCTGGTGCGGCCGGGGGCGGATCTGGACGCACTGGCGGTGGCGCTGGACCTGCCGGTGCAGGCGGAACCACAGAATCCGGGCTGA
- the rnk gene encoding nucleoside diphosphate kinase regulator — MTLQQKWAAVPPIHIVESEADMISDLAWAARDRFPDVSQLLLEEVGRAQLCSRAALPADVAAMGSTILYRDGARGTPRRVELVYPSHADVALGRISILTPVGAALIGMRAGNAILWPDRDGHLRDIMVDEVVQAQA, encoded by the coding sequence ATGACCCTGCAACAGAAGTGGGCGGCCGTGCCGCCGATCCATATTGTCGAATCCGAAGCCGACATGATTTCAGATCTCGCCTGGGCGGCGCGCGACCGCTTCCCCGACGTCAGCCAGCTGTTGCTGGAGGAGGTCGGCCGGGCGCAATTGTGCAGCCGGGCGGCGCTGCCGGCCGATGTCGCGGCAATGGGATCGACCATCCTCTATCGCGATGGCGCGCGCGGGACGCCGCGCCGGGTGGAGCTGGTCTATCCCAGCCATGCCGATGTGGCGCTGGGCCGGATATCGATCCTGACGCCGGTCGGAGCCGCCTTGATCGGGATGCGGGCGGGCAACGCGATATTGTGGCCGGACCGCGACGGCCATCTGCGCGACATCATGGTAGACGAGGTGGTTCAGGCGCAGGCCTGA
- a CDS encoding J domain-containing protein, protein MARQSRSNDWGFPRWRAYGATREAQRVRICDRFGCDQPGNCPAPKSPNSPDRWYFCSEHAAEYNRNWDYFQGLDEEERAERERTERRDAGGYQSSAHHGWGGPGDGSRSRDEMHALQALGLEDDADFEAVRKSWRSLAKEYHPDVKPGDAEAAVQFQTIQAAYEVLRAAEERRTWKPRGASD, encoded by the coding sequence ATGGCAAGACAGAGCCGATCCAATGACTGGGGTTTTCCCCGCTGGCGTGCCTATGGCGCGACGCGGGAAGCGCAGCGCGTGCGCATCTGCGACCGTTTCGGCTGTGACCAGCCGGGTAACTGCCCCGCGCCCAAATCGCCCAACAGCCCGGACCGCTGGTATTTCTGCAGCGAGCATGCGGCCGAATATAACCGCAACTGGGACTATTTTCAGGGGCTGGACGAGGAAGAGCGGGCCGAGCGCGAGCGCACCGAACGGCGCGATGCCGGCGGCTATCAGTCGAGCGCCCATCATGGCTGGGGCGGTCCCGGCGACGGCAGCCGGTCGCGCGACGAGATGCACGCGCTGCAGGCGCTGGGGCTGGAGGATGACGCCGATTTCGAGGCGGTGCGCAAGAGCTGGCGCAGCCTGGCCAAGGAATATCATCCCGACGTGAAGCCGGGCGATGCCGAGGCGGCGGTGCAGTTCCAGACGATCCAGGCCGCCTATGAGGTGCTGCGCGCGGCCGAGGAACGGCGCACCTGGAAGCCGCGGGGCGCCAGCGATTGA
- a CDS encoding methyl-accepting chemotaxis protein, translated as MAFNSLDSLRLHGLRILLLCSLIWTVLIGIGGMMIGNERAAPAMLLSALANILPTWMVMRRRNDLEVRLVMGTLAAVQPAITLFLLSGHVWQMDAHMYFFVALASLAVLYDWRPILLASVLIALHHLVLTYIAPNWVFSGQAELGRVIVHGFAVVLQGTILGYLSIKLHALLLAQDAHVADTARLAREAQAGRNAAESAMDAQRQSDAREAHLRIERDAEKTRMGQERRSETLALVGAFRQSVAGVVSAVSAATGELKESAGLLHDLARRASVGTDETMAAAGQSSASAAVLARRIEQLSESISAIAAAASQQASLGGEAQRVSVAGHEAMQAMEGRTASITSFADSITEIAARTNLLALNATIEAARAGEVGRGFAVVAGEVKQLANQTASATGEIQSLASSARQGAGVAQEALSEVAGSVEELAQAAQAIQRAVADQRDATAAIGQSARDTARDADHMAQRMATVADVARNTENLSDRVSSAAAGLSRTAQELQRATDLFVAQLEAA; from the coding sequence ATGGCGTTCAACAGTCTCGACAGCCTGCGCCTGCATGGCCTGCGCATCCTGTTGCTGTGCAGCCTGATCTGGACCGTGCTGATCGGCATCGGCGGCATGATGATCGGCAATGAGCGGGCAGCGCCCGCCATGCTGCTGTCGGCGCTGGCCAATATCCTGCCGACCTGGATGGTGATGCGGCGTCGCAACGATCTGGAAGTGCGGCTGGTAATGGGGACGCTGGCGGCGGTGCAGCCGGCAATCACCCTGTTCCTGCTGAGCGGCCATGTCTGGCAGATGGACGCGCACATGTATTTCTTCGTGGCGCTCGCCTCGCTGGCGGTGCTCTACGACTGGCGGCCGATCCTGCTGGCGTCGGTGCTGATCGCGCTGCATCATCTGGTGCTGACCTATATCGCGCCCAATTGGGTGTTTTCGGGGCAGGCGGAGCTTGGCCGGGTCATCGTCCATGGCTTTGCGGTGGTGCTGCAGGGCACGATCCTGGGCTATCTCAGCATCAAATTGCATGCGCTGCTGCTGGCGCAGGACGCGCATGTGGCGGATACCGCCCGGCTGGCGCGGGAAGCGCAGGCGGGGCGCAATGCGGCGGAATCGGCGATGGATGCCCAGCGCCAGTCCGACGCGCGCGAGGCGCATCTGCGGATCGAACGAGACGCCGAAAAGACACGGATGGGGCAGGAGCGGCGCAGCGAGACGCTGGCGCTGGTCGGCGCCTTCCGCCAGTCGGTGGCGGGCGTGGTGAGCGCGGTCAGTGCGGCGACGGGCGAACTCAAGGAATCGGCCGGTTTGCTGCATGATCTGGCGCGCCGCGCGAGCGTGGGCACGGACGAGACGATGGCGGCTGCGGGGCAATCCTCGGCCAGCGCGGCGGTGCTGGCGCGGCGGATCGAGCAATTGTCCGAATCGATCAGCGCGATTGCGGCGGCGGCCAGCCAGCAGGCGAGCCTGGGCGGCGAGGCGCAGCGCGTGTCGGTGGCGGGTCATGAGGCGATGCAGGCGATGGAAGGGCGCACCGCGTCGATCACCAGCTTCGCCGATTCGATCACCGAGATTGCTGCCCGCACCAATTTGCTGGCGCTTAATGCCACGATCGAGGCGGCGCGGGCCGGCGAGGTCGGGCGCGGCTTTGCGGTGGTGGCCGGCGAGGTGAAGCAGCTGGCCAACCAGACGGCGAGTGCGACCGGCGAAATCCAGTCGCTGGCCTCGTCCGCGCGGCAGGGCGCCGGGGTGGCGCAGGAAGCCCTGTCCGAGGTCGCCGGGAGCGTCGAGGAACTGGCGCAGGCGGCGCAGGCGATCCAGCGTGCGGTGGCCGACCAGCGCGATGCGACTGCAGCGATCGGCCAGTCGGCGCGCGATACCGCCCGCGACGCCGATCATATGGCGCAGCGCATGGCGACCGTGGCCGATGTCGCGCGCAATACCGAAAATCTGTCCGATCGCGTGTCGAGCGCGGCGGCTGGCCTGTCGCGCACCGCGCAGGAGTTGCAGCGCGCGACCGACCTGTTCGTGGCGCAGCTGGAAGCGGCCTGA
- the ispZ gene encoding septation protein IspZ — translation MPADAKKPAHGGSLSLALDFGPLLVFFLSYKGAGWFWGAGNPITAMSFGTAAFMAAIVIAVIISKVKLGRVSPMLWLSALLILFFGGLTIYFHDQRFIQLKPTIIYAFFALMLFAGLLRGKPLLKYLLQAAYDGLTEEGWRKLSRNWALFFVAMAVANELMRRSMSFDTWLAVKVWGVTIVSVVFAGANIPMLLRHGLTLDDGLDSDEVGETTPPQG, via the coding sequence ATGCCCGCTGACGCCAAGAAGCCCGCCCATGGCGGCAGCCTCAGCCTCGCGCTCGATTTCGGGCCGCTGCTGGTCTTTTTCCTGAGCTACAAGGGCGCGGGCTGGTTCTGGGGTGCGGGCAATCCGATCACCGCCATGAGCTTTGGCACCGCCGCCTTCATGGCCGCGATCGTCATCGCCGTCATCATCTCCAAGGTGAAACTCGGCCGGGTCTCACCGATGCTGTGGCTCTCGGCGCTGCTGATCCTGTTCTTCGGCGGCCTCACCATCTATTTCCACGACCAGCGCTTCATCCAGTTGAAGCCGACCATCATCTACGCCTTCTTCGCGCTGATGCTGTTCGCCGGGCTGCTGCGCGGCAAGCCGCTGCTCAAATATCTGCTCCAGGCCGCCTATGACGGCCTGACCGAGGAAGGCTGGCGCAAGCTGTCGCGTAACTGGGCCTTGTTCTTCGTCGCCATGGCGGTCGCCAACGAACTCATGCGCCGGTCGATGAGCTTCGACACCTGGCTCGCGGTCAAGGTCTGGGGCGTCACCATCGTGTCGGTCGTCTTCGCCGGCGCCAACATCCCGATGCTGCTGCGCCACGGCCTGACCCTGGACGACGGCCTCGACAGCGACGAGGTGGGTGAAACCACCCCGCCGCAGGGCTGA
- a CDS encoding hemerythrin domain-containing protein — protein sequence MIAMNMDELGTQHEEIALIAAQLRQAIADPDQPRAVSALRWQLARKLMAHLALEDRILYPALQRQGDDRIRATAARIQAEIGALAESFARYMAAWTDERITRDWRGFCADSDRILDALGRRIDREERILYPLARSLDDQATGQIARAG from the coding sequence ATGATCGCGATGAACATGGACGAATTGGGCACGCAGCATGAGGAGATCGCCCTGATCGCCGCGCAACTGCGCCAGGCGATCGCTGATCCCGACCAGCCTCGGGCGGTGAGCGCGCTGCGCTGGCAACTGGCGCGCAAGCTGATGGCCCATCTCGCGCTGGAAGACCGCATCCTCTACCCCGCGCTCCAGCGCCAGGGCGACGATCGCATCCGCGCCACCGCCGCGCGCATCCAGGCCGAAATCGGCGCGCTGGCCGAGAGCTTCGCCCGCTACATGGCCGCCTGGACGGACGAGCGGATCACCCGCGACTGGCGCGGCTTCTGCGCCGACAGCGACCGGATATTGGATGCCCTCGGCCGGCGGATCGATCGGGAGGAGCGCATCCTCTATCCGCTGGCACGCTCCCTCGATGACCAGGCAACCGGCCAGATAGCGCGCGCCGGCTGA
- the ftsY gene encoding signal recognition particle-docking protein FtsY has product MTDTGTSWRDRLFGGLKRTSDKLGENLTGLFTKAALDDQTLDEIEEALIISDLGPAMAGRVRDRLAEGRYNKELTEEYLREIIAEEIEKVLAPVARPLEIEAFPRPQVILVIGVNGSGKTTTIAKLANNFLEQDYGVMLAAGDTFRAAAIGQLKVWADRLGVPIVAGKEGGDAAGIVFDAVKQATATGIDVLIVDTAGRLQNKTELMDELAKVRRVLGRLNPAAPHDVVLVLDATTGQNALNQIEVFKETAQVTGLVMTKLDGTARGGVLVAAAEKYRLPIHAIGVGEKIEDLRPFDAGDMARAIAGTAYAR; this is encoded by the coding sequence TCGGCGGCCTCAAGCGCACATCCGACAAGCTCGGCGAGAATCTGACCGGCCTTTTCACCAAGGCCGCGCTCGACGACCAGACCCTCGACGAGATCGAGGAAGCCCTGATCATTTCCGATCTCGGCCCGGCCATGGCCGGCCGGGTCCGCGATCGCCTGGCCGAAGGGCGCTACAACAAGGAACTGACCGAGGAATATCTGCGCGAGATCATCGCGGAGGAGATCGAGAAGGTGCTGGCCCCGGTCGCCCGCCCGCTCGAGATCGAGGCTTTTCCGCGTCCCCAGGTGATCCTGGTGATCGGCGTCAACGGATCGGGCAAGACCACCACCATCGCCAAGCTCGCCAATAATTTCCTGGAACAGGATTATGGCGTGATGCTGGCGGCGGGCGACACCTTCCGCGCGGCCGCGATCGGCCAATTGAAGGTCTGGGCCGATCGGCTGGGCGTGCCCATCGTCGCCGGCAAGGAAGGCGGCGACGCGGCGGGCATCGTGTTCGACGCGGTCAAGCAGGCGACGGCCACCGGCATCGACGTGCTGATCGTCGACACCGCCGGCCGCCTGCAGAACAAGACCGAACTGATGGACGAGCTGGCCAAGGTGCGCCGCGTGCTCGGCCGATTGAACCCGGCCGCCCCGCACGACGTTGTCCTGGTCCTCGATGCCACCACGGGACAGAATGCGTTGAACCAGATCGAAGTCTTCAAGGAAACCGCACAGGTCACAGGCCTGGTCATGACCAAGCTCGACGGCACCGCGCGCGGCGGCGTGCTGGTTGCGGCAGCGGAGAAATATCGCCTGCCGATCCACGCCATCGGCGTGGGCGAAAAGATCGAGGATCTGCGCCCCTTCGATGCCGGCGACATGGCACGCGCGATCGCGGGGACGGCCTATGCCCGCTGA